In Candidatus Zixiibacteriota bacterium, one genomic interval encodes:
- a CDS encoding glycosyltransferase family 4 protein, with translation MHKVLFLDTEHKRFSSEFFDELSLKVPEIHIIKMKTSPFHLNYGRTFFYKVVQVWMPFLLFAIRGFAKGRRYDIVICWSGVVGLFMGFLKLIFFRTKPKLFVVTFIFRPRKSKIITALRFWFYKVCIRKIDGIICHSRDEADYYANLFGLDRKKIKFVPYGIELPKIDLQENGKELYVASAGKSNRDYELVQKATKGLEMKVKIYCSRDYNILTKVDKESNLEVCVDTPLKEFLQGLHNALFVIIPLKVPEFSSGQLVLLQAMALSKTVVATDCWGTKDYLKNMENGILVTPGDASDLREKILFLQNNPSELRRMGENAQKSVQQYFNIRAFAANIGTFIRERMC, from the coding sequence ATGCATAAGGTTTTGTTTCTTGATACAGAACATAAAAGATTCTCTTCAGAATTTTTTGATGAGCTTTCCTTGAAGGTGCCGGAAATTCACATCATCAAGATGAAAACTTCCCCATTTCATCTTAATTATGGTCGAACTTTTTTTTATAAGGTTGTTCAAGTCTGGATGCCATTTCTACTCTTTGCCATCAGAGGTTTTGCAAAAGGGCGGCGATATGATATAGTGATTTGCTGGAGTGGTGTCGTTGGTTTATTCATGGGGTTTCTAAAACTTATATTCTTCCGGACCAAGCCAAAGTTATTCGTGGTAACGTTCATTTTTAGACCGAGAAAAAGTAAGATTATCACTGCCCTCCGTTTTTGGTTTTATAAGGTATGCATTAGAAAAATTGATGGAATTATATGTCATTCAAGAGATGAAGCTGATTATTATGCTAATTTATTTGGTCTGGACAGAAAGAAAATAAAATTCGTTCCTTATGGTATAGAGCTTCCCAAAATTGATTTACAGGAAAATGGAAAAGAACTATATGTAGCAAGCGCTGGTAAGAGCAATAGGGATTACGAACTAGTGCAAAAAGCGACAAAAGGACTAGAAATGAAGGTGAAAATTTATTGCAGCCGTGATTATAATATCTTGACAAAAGTTGACAAGGAATCTAACCTGGAAGTATGCGTAGATACACCGCTCAAAGAATTTCTACAAGGACTACATAACGCACTGTTCGTAATTATCCCACTAAAGGTTCCTGAATTTTCGTCTGGTCAACTTGTTTTGCTTCAGGCGATGGCACTTAGTAAAACGGTAGTAGCCACAGATTGCTGGGGTACCAAAGATTATCTAAAGAATATGGAAAACGGAATCTTAGTTACACCTGGTGATGCATCGGACTTGCGCGAGAAGATTCTTTTTCTCCAAAATAACCCTAGCGAACTAAGAAGAATGGGGGAAAATGCACAAAAATCGGTGCAACAATATTTCAATATCCGGGCTTTTGCCGCAAATATTGGCACTTTCATAAGAGAAAGGAT